The stretch of DNA ATACCGCTTATAAACATACTCGGCGCAATCCCCTGGGGGCTCAGCAGAGCTATCCCAATATGGGGCCTCTTAGGGGCGCTCGCTATCAACCCTCAGGGCGTAAAGGCTTTCATCGACTCGTTGCAGGTGGTCCAGATAGGCCCCCTGACCGTGAGGCTCTGGGACGCGATGGCGGTTGCTGGAGCAGTGCTACCAGCCCTCGGCGCCGCGATCCTGATGAAGATGATGCTTTCAAGGGAGACTGTTGCCTTCTACATCCTTGGATTCGCCCTCGCCGCCTATTTGAAGCTGAGCCTCATGGCGATAACGCTCATCGCCGGCTCCGTAATATTCGCCCTCTACCTGTTCACGCACAGAGAAGTGCTCGGGGGGATGACCTCCACATCCACTGCACCACTCACAGGCAAAGCAACGACTAAGGACTTCCTCCGCTGGTTCGGGATCTCGTGGCTTCTTCAGTCCTCCTGGAACTACGAGAGAATGCAGGGCACAGGTTTTGCTCACGGAATGCTGGATGTTGAGAAGAGGCTTCGCAAGGACCCGGAGGAGCTGAAATCCTGGATGCGCCTACACAACGAGTTCTACAACACTAACCCGCACCTCCATAACCTGATCTACGGAATAGTGATCTCGCTGGAGGAGCAGGGCGCAGACCAGGACACAATACGCGGCATCAAGACAGCTCTCATGGGGCCGTTCGCCGGGCTAGGCGACTCGATAATGTTTTTCGTGCTGCTACCCATAGCCTTCCTTCTCGGAGCGTCGCTGGGCGTGAACGGCAACATCCTGGGACCAGTCGTCGCGCTACTGATCTGGATACCTATATCCTGGGCTATAAAGTACTACTCCCTCGTGTACGGCTACAGGTACGGTTTATCCTTGGCTGAGGTTCTGAAGGGCGATGTGGTGAAGGTCTTCAGAGAAGCCACCATGAGCTTCGCTATGGCCATAGTCGGGGGCATTACAGCAACCTACGTGAGGGCTACAACGCCAATAGTCCTAGCGTCATACGGCGGGCAGGCCATAAAGCTCCAGCCTATCCTAGACCAGCTGATGCCGTCCCTGCTACCGCTTCTCTTCACACTGTTCACGTACTGGCTCATCAAGAACAAGGGCTACAGCTACGGCAAAGCTGTGATAGTGCTGTTCCTAATAGCCTTCATACTTGCGTTGCTGGGCATCCTCGGATAGCGAACTAAATTTAAGCTGTTTTTTACCCACTATCTTTCTCACGGCCTCAATTACACCGTTTCCGTACTCTCCGTTAGTCACGAGGTCTGCCGCTTCCTTGACCTTCTCGTCGGCGTTAGCCACAGCCACACGCGTCCAAGCCTGTTGGAAAAGCGGCAGGTCTGAAGCGCTGTCGCCTATTGCGACAACACGGATACCGCTCCAGCCCGTCAGTCTAAGCAGCCTAGCAAGCCCCACACCCTTGTCAAGCCCCTTAGGCGCAAAGACGTAGGTTCTAGAGCCAACCTTCTTCAGTTCAAGGGGGGCTTCCCCAAGCCCTGAGGCCACCTTTTCAGCAACCTTCAACGAGTCCTGGTCGAAGTAATAGAGCACCTCCCCCCTGTTCACCGAGGGTACTTCTCTGGAAATCCTTTCGAGGATCCTACCCCAAACCCTCGGCTTGAAGACCACCTCCCTGGACGAAAGGTAAACCACTGATCCCAGCTCAAGCACCATCGCGTCAAAGACGCTTAGAGGCACGAACGCCTCGATGTCCGATAGCGGGCGCGCGGTAGCTAAAGCAAGCTTAAAGCCGCTCCTCTGCTTAAGCGAGCTCAGCGACTCAACAATGCTTGGATCGGCTTTCTCGTTTTCCCTGGCGAGAGTCCCGTCGTAATCCACAACAAATAACAGCTCACTCATATTACTCAGCTTTTCTCTTCGTGGTGGTGACTTTAAGAAATTTTGCCATATATTGCTTCAGCGCAGCAAGTTTCCGGATGCTTCCACGTATTTTAAGTAGATATTCATGTACCCGAGGGTCGAGGCCTCCTGAATTAAATATCGTGCCAACAAGAGGCATCGTCATAATCCGCAAGGAAAACTGTTCGAAATTTAGAGACCTTTAATTTTAAGGTAAGGAAGTCTAAAGTCCCAAAGAAAAAATGTGTCTTCCTCAATATAAGCCTGCCTAAAGATCTATTCCAAATAAAAAATTATGTAAGAACGCTTTAGTTATGAGGCAGAGGCAACTTCTAAGTTAAAAATATATTTCCCCATGGGACAGGCATTAATGCAAGAAGTGACAACATGGCACGTGGATCCTTTACAAAGCTTGAAACCACTCTGCTAGTATTACTGATTCTCGCGTCAATATTCGCCGCGTGGGGGTGGATTGGATAATTGGAGCGAGGCCCCCTCAGCAACCCGTGACCACACCCCAAAACCAGCCCCAGGCTGAAAAACTCTATTATGTACCCATTCTTGACAAGTGGATGACGCAAGAAGAGATAATCAACGAGATAAAGAAAGAGCATACTGTTATAATCGCAGATTGGACATATGGTGGGTTGGTCGAGACATATCATGTGCCGGCTTTCAAGAAGTATGTAAAGGATAAGTATGGAGTCGATATTGAAGTTACGTGGGTCGGGACACAGGAACCTGAGGTTATCGTCTCCTCTGTGCTTCAAGCTTTACAAGCGGGTAGATCTGCTCCCTACGATGTTGTTGCAATCGAGGCGTCATATTTCTTTAGGGCTAAGAGTGCTTCCGCTGTTGCTCCAGCCGTATATGTAGGCAATTTCCTAATGGGAAATCTGAAAAATATAAACCCCTTCTTCCTCCAGTATCAGCCATATGGTGTTGTCTTCCAGGCAATCGACACAGCAGGAATCCTCGCTAATAAGGAAAAGGCAGGATGGATTAAAGACTACACCGATCTAGCTGACCCAAGGCTCAAAGGGCATGTAATTCTACCTACACCTGGAACAGTTCACTTTGCAAACTATCTCGTGAACCTAGCTCTAGCAATGGGTAAGAATTACAAGAACCCGACTGAAATGCAGGAGGTGATAAAGTTTGCCGCTGAGAAAATACACCCTAATGTGCTTAGATACACCGTGTCTGAGGCTGAGATTATGGAGTATCTAGAGAGGGGAGAGGCATGGGCCGTGGCATGGTGGTGGTACCTTGCTCCAGTTGAGGCAGCTAAGGGATACCCTATAACAAGAATAGCTCAGCCTCAGGGCAATGTATTCTTACCCGGTATTGCATGGATACCTAAAAAGGTAGAACATCCTGTACTCGCGCAAATATTCATAGACTTCCTTATGAGTCCACAAATGTGGTTCGCTCTTGACTTCCCACAGTACCGTGATAGCAAGGGGGACTTCCTAATGCTTCATCAAAACTTGCTAAATGACAGCAATTTTGATCTTCTTCCCGATTGGATAAAGCCGATATACAAAGACTTATACCCCTACCCATTGGACAAGATGTACGAGTGGTATGTGTTCCCAGATTACTCTTACATAGAAGCTCACACCGAGGAATGGTCTAACCTTTACAACCAATTGACGCGAAGTTAATATCCTTTTTAACTAAAAACAAGATTTTTGGTGAGCGTATGTTTGGTAGCAGGTTAGAGCGACTGGGCATTTATCTCGCTATTACACCCGCCTTAATCTACATAGTCACTTTTTGGTTGGTCCCAATGCTAAATGTACTTTTCATTAGCGTTACTGCAGGAGACTCATACATAACTGGTAAAATTGTTTATGTGGGTTTAGACAATTTTGTTAAAGCTATAACACAGTACTCCTCTGCCGTTAAAAACTCTACTATTTTAACCCTTGTAGCCGCAACAGTTGACCTAATCATAGGATATCCTCTTGCTTACTTGCTAGCACGGAAGAAAATATACTTTGAAAACATAATTAGAGCCCTGATGGTCTTTCCTTACTTCGGAGACCTTTATATATCGTATGGGGTTATGGAACATGTTCCTCCCTGGAGGACTATTCGATATCTTTTACAGTATGTTCGGAGTAACATATAGGCAAATCCTTTACACACCTATTTCGGTAGTTCTAGGCTTTTCGATCTTCACATTGCCCTTTATGGTGCTTTATATATCCTCAGCTTTACAAGAAATTGATCCTTCTCTTGAAGATGCAGCAATGACACTCGGAGCACCCCCTACAACAACGTTCTTTAAGATTATACTTCCATTATCAGCTCCTGGCGCGATAGCTGGTTTCTTGGCGTGTTTTGGGTGGAATCCAGGAGGGTACATGATACCCTTACTGCTAGGAGGAGTAGAGGCCAGTGACGTGATGACCGTGAGGATAGTTGAGTTGAGCTTGAGCATGCACAACTACGGATTAGCGGCTTCACTTGCTATAATCCTGATAACTTTCACCATATTTACAACTTACCTTACATTCCGGGTCACGAAGGTGATAAAGTAATGAGGCAAAAGATGGGATCCATTTTTCAGTAATACTCACGATAATCTCTCCTTTTCTTTTCATATTCTACAGAGCAGTCACGTATAGGAGGCCGACTGGAGTTGATTTCGTTGGTTTAGAATTCTTCAAATCCATACCCGAGGCATACTGGAGAGCTCTCGGAAACTCTCTAATAATAGGTGCGTTAGTATCCTTGGTGGATTTCCTCATTGCACTACCTCCAGCTTACATTCTCGCTAAGCATGAGTTCAAATTCAAGAGAATACTAGCCGCGATCCTCGTTGCCCCAATGTTTACGCCTGATGTTGTGGCCGGCATAGGTCTTCAAGTAGTTTACTTCAAGTACTATAATTTATACGGAACTTTTATTGGAACCATATTGGGGCTTGCATCCATAAGTTATCCTATGATGTTCCTCCTGCTCTTGGTCTCTATAAAAAATCTTGATACAGCCTACGAGGAAGCAGCCCAAACCCTTGGTGCTACCCCATGCAGACAATTATCAGGGTTGTTCTTCCATTGATAGGACCTGGAATATTCAGCGGCTTTTTATTAACGTATGTATGGAGCATCAACAACTATCTTCTTCCCCTGTTTATCACAGGACCAGGCGTTGACCTGCTGGCTGTGAAGTTATACTCAGATATCAGATGGTGGGGGTTGTTAGGCAGGGTTGCCGCAGAAGCCTCTATCTTGCAACTTGCAACATTCGGCATAATGCTACTGTACTTAAAGACTCTTGGAGCAAAGTATCTTAGCGGCTTCAGCCTATGACTGTGAGCGCCATCATTGGGGTCTTTTTTATACTTATGCTTGCAACACTCCATGCACCCATAATTGCTTATTGGCTTATCATTAGGTGTGTGTCAACGAATCTACAGTTTCTTCTGACTCCCAAGATTTCTACCCTACTGGAGCAGGAAAATGACAAAGGTATAAAGGTGAAAATTGCCTTAAACAGAAGAGTAGAAAATTACAGCCTTATTAATTCCTCCTTAGGTGTTGTTATCAAGTCCGGCACCAAGGAAAGAGAGCTCTTACTTGATGCTCAACTTGCTCACGATCAAACACACGAGAACATAGTTTATTTAGAAGTTACCTCAAGCGACGATAGGCAAGCGATTCCGGTTGTGCTCAGTACGGATGATGAAAAACAGGCGGTATTCAAACTGATGCTATTGTTCTGAATTTTTTGAATGAAACATATGTTAGAGTGTGGGAGTGGAGCATTAGATACCCGAACGTGCTTGAGTCAAGGACTTTTATAATTCCCCACTTAGATGAGCTAAAATTGCTGAAAGACTACCTATCGCTAGAGCTATACGTCAATACTCTCATGCCCCGGAACGATATGTTATTAATGAAAGCTTAGATGAAGTTTTAAAAATGGAAAGTTACAGGGATTTCAGCCTCGTTAAGGTTTTAGTGTGGCCTAACTTCACTAAAGGCGTAACCATTGGGTACGAGGGACAAGTTTCTCCGATATTCTTTGGTTCTCTCCGCATTTATAAGCTCATTTTCGGGGCGCTAGATAAACCCATATTATACGTACAAAATCATGAAATGCACAGAGTGTATGTATGCAGATAGTTATCACAATTGTTGCATGTCGAGCATAAATATCTCGTTGTGCGGACCGACAGAGTTTATAGTAATACTTAACCGGCTTTGAATAAAATGCCTCTGTTGAACGCTATATAAATACGGGATCCTTCCTCAAGAGACGCGTACTTAAATTTTTCTTCTCCAAACATGTCGACCTTAAAGGTCTCAGGGATGCCTAAATCCAGCTCTAACCTTAGATAGGCTCCTACACACTTTCTTCAATACTTTTGCTGGTAGAATGTTCGCGAATTTCTCCTTGAATTGAGAGGCTTCATCCTCGTTAGGTATCACAGTAACATCTTCAGGTCTAACTGACACTATGACCTCGTCACCGACTCGGGCATCAGAACTGCTTTTCACATACAGCCTCATACCGTTGGCATCTACTTCCGCAAGGTACTTTTCACGATCCATTGAAATGATCTTGCCGCTGATAAAGTTACTAAGGCCGACGAATTCAGCAACAAAAGGAGATTTCGGAGTAAGGTATAACTCGATAGGAGTTCCACTTTGCTCTATCTTCCCGTCCCGTAGGATATAAATGTAGTCTGCTATTGCAAATGCCTCGCTTTGATCATGCGTAACGTAAATGGCAGTTTTGCCTGTTTCCTTCTGGATCCTTCTGATTTCGTATTTTAGCTCCTCCCTCAATTTCGCGTCAAGATGACCTAGGGGCTCGTCAAATAAGAGAACTTTAGGATCTATAACGAGGGCTCGAGCTATAGCTACTCTCTGCGCTTGCCCCCCACTCAGCTGGGTGGGTTTCCTTTTTTCAAACCCTTCCATCTTCACAAGTTTTAGCATATTCTTTATTCTCCGGTCAATCTCATCCCTAGGAAGCTTTCTCAATCTCATACCGAACGCAATATTGTCATATACTGTTAAATGCGAAAACAGGGCTATATTCTGAAAAACATATCCAATTCCTCTCTTCCATGACGGTAATTCAGTAACGTCTACTCCATCAAAGAGTATTCTTCCATTATCGGGTCTGATAAGGCCAGCGATGATCTTAAGCAATGTTGATTTTCCAGAACCGCTTGGGCCAAGAATGCAGACCAGCTGTCCACTTTTAGCCTCCTGTTCCACATTTTTTAGCACTGGCACTCCCCCAAAGGATTTAGTGACCCCTTCGACCCTAACCTCAACCATTCAGCTCGGCTTCTACCCATCTCCAGGAGATAAAAACGTTTCTTATTCAAAGGTATAAATCAAGCTATAAGACTCAGGGTAGTCTCATTCTAAGTCTCTCTACTAGGGATTCGCCCACTTCGCGTCCGCTTTTAATCATCGCATAAACCAGGCAGCCAACGAGCGCCTGTGAGCCCACGTATGGTTCCTTTACGATAGCATTCGGAATCTTTTCCTTAAGTTCGAGCAGATAGGCCTCCCAAACAGTCCTAGACTTAAATACACTGCCTACTTCACCCACTACAGGCGCTTCTAGTCCCAGCCGGTCTGCCACTGTCACTGCAGAAAGTGCGAGCTCCTTTCCAGCCCTCACCAGGATAGCCCTCGAGATCTCGTCTCCTCTCTGCGCTTCCTCGTCAACTATTCTAGAAATCCCAGCAACCTTGGAGATATCGCCTTTAGACACATCCAGGTAGATCTTGTCGATTATTTCCAGGAGGTCATGGACCCCGAAGTAGTCACTAATCCTTTTTACGAGAGAGGTCCATGGCCCGCGACCGTCGTAAGCCCTTGATGCCGAGTTCAATGCCTGTAGCGCAATCCACGCACCACTCCCCTCGTCACCTATGAGCCAACCCCAGCCGCTGGACCTAGTAGTCCTGCCCTCCGCGTCTAAGCCTATTGCGATAGCTCCTGTTCCCGCAATTACTGCTACCCCAGGTCTCCCGAGAGTGACAGCATAGAGCGCAGCTAGAGCGTCATGGATGATGTGGGTTTTATCGGCTGGAAGACCCACTCTCTCTGCAATCTCTTTTGCTCTAGTGTGCTGTTCTCGGGTATCAAGTCCTGCCCAGGATAGTACGATAAGGTCAAGGTCGTCTAGATCCAGCTGCGCCGACTCTAACGCGCTACGGTGTGAGCGGCTCAAGTTCTGCACGATAACTTCTTCCTCGAGGATGACGTCTGCAGGGCCAGAGAAGCCAAGGCCTAGAAGCTCAAGTTCTTCTCCCACAACAGCGCTGACAGTTTTCGTTTTTCCAATATCTACAAGCAGGAACTTCATACTCATACCTTTACCTAATTCAATTATTTACATTTCTCTAACCTTGAGACCAATATTCGTATTGTTGCTAAGTTATCGGGAAAGGTTTCGACACGCTAATATTGTTTATACCCCGACTAGCTAGGTGTTTTCTTTGAGGTTAAGATAAGTGAGAAATAGGGTGTAAGCTTTTCTGAGATTTTATCAAGAACTAGACTTTCTGGCTCTAGTTGCATTTTACCTTCAATCACTTTACTAAATTGTGTAGGCATGTATTGACTGAGCAGGGGTAACGGGATGCTACTTTTTTTAAGGTTCTCGAAGAGCACGTCAATGGAATGCGAAACCCTAGGATTAGCTAAGTAGTAGCGACTGCGGTCGTAGAAGCTGAATAAGAGCTTTTGCCTTAAATTCGGATCTTTTGGAGAATAATATTTAGACCAGTGAGTGGGATCCTGAAGCATGTTTTCCTCTAGAACAGACCGGAAGCGTGACACCTTCTGCGGTAGGATAGATCTGTAAATCTCCTCCTCTATCATGCTCAGCGACATTAAGGCCTCTCTTAGGGCAAAAGTCAGAGCAGGGCCCACCTTAAGAATAACTATTCCATCTTCCACCATTTGTTTTAGGACAGCATAAGGCTGGTAATCAGTTGAATGCCCCTCAAAAACAATATGTGGATAGGCTTTAATAACTTCCTTTAGCTCTCTCACTTTCTCATGCCTATACGGAAGTATCTTATCATGCTCAAACTCTGCTCCATGTTTTATTACAACGGCAATAACTCGTTTCCAAATATCTGATAAGCCTCTTTCAGTTATTTTCTCACGGAATAATTCAAGGTCTTCTCGCAGTTTTTCTGGCTCGGTTACTTCTTCTGAATTCTTTAATTTTCCCCCGGCAGTGGGGACATCGCTACCTATAACATAGACAATCGGAGAATCGTTTCTACCCGATTTTTCATACGCCTCCTCTGCTGCTGCTATCAGCTCTACTGTTCTAGTGAAAATTACGTCAGAAGATAAAGGCTCTTTATCGGTCGCTAAAGGAACGGTAGTATCAATGTGAAGCTTCCTAAAAGAAGCTTTCACGGCTTCAATAACCAGCTGTTTGCTCAGCTCCATTGCTTTGTCGGGTGGAAGTTTTGTCCAAGGAAGAGGACCGTAATGGTCACCACCAACAACTACTCTGTCTAGAGGGAAACCGTACTGCTTAGCTGTTTTCTGTACAAGCACGTAAAAATCGGATGGTGTTAAACCTGTGTAACCGCCAAACTGGTTAACTTGATTCGATGTGGCCTCTATCAAGACGAACGGAGAATTCATCTCTACAGCGACTTTAAAGGTGGCCTTAAGCACAAACTCGTTTGAGCTGCATATCGAAGGGGCACCGATGAGTTCTCCATTTTTGTACCTTCGTACGACTTCCAAGAGAGGATTTTCAGCGGACACTGCTGTCACCGAATATAACTACTGTGGAATATCGTATATCTTAAACTCTCTCACTACTCTGCTAAGCCGTCCCTCAGGATACGGGTTATCTGGGGTAATGCCTAGGCTTAAGGACTTGTAAAGAGCTAAAAGTTGAGCGTAAACAGCATATGGCAAAGCTAAAAACTCTGGTTCTATGTCTGAAAAATCCTCCTCGAGATAAAATACGTAATCAGCTTCATTAATCCTGTTTTTGAATGGTGTGAAGACGACGATAGTACCCTTGTTTTCATCCGAAGCCAACTCCTCAAGGAAATCGACCTCGTACCTCCACGTGTAGTAATTATTCGAGAGGAATGCCACAACAAGTGATTTCTTATTTATAAACGCTTTGGGTCCATGCCTCAGGGCTAGAGGGCTATTATACGTAGATGCAATAATCCCCCGTGATAGTTCAAGCATTTTAAGAGAAGCCTCAGCGGCTAAACCTTTTAACCCGCCGCTACCGAGGAAGATGGCCCTCTCGAATTCTCTCTCAGCGATTTCCCTAATTCGGTTCGAGTCCCTTGAAAGAATTCTCGACGCCTCGCTAGATATTTTCCTCACTTTTTCCTCTGCATCCTTGGGATTCTTCAGTTCAGGGATAAGTAGATCGACTAGAAGCATAGAAGTGAAGCTACTGGTCATTGCGAATCCTTTATCATTTGCCTTTTCAGGCAAAATTATGTTCAGGAAATTCTCCTTGCCTTCGCCATATCTAGCTAGCCTACCGTTACGATTGCATGTTATGTTTAAGAAGAACGGTTGCTTCGCCATTTTCTCCACGAGTTTAACGACTGCAAGGCTTTCAGGGCTGTCGCCCGAACGTGCGTGTGACACTAGAAGCAAAGGATTCTCATGGACGATATGATCATGTGGTGAAGCCACGATGTCCGGAGACTCTTGAGCCTTAACATTTAACGAAAGTTTTCTTCTTAAGTAACCCTCACTTATAAAACCAACATAGCCTGAGGTGCCGGCTCCTGCTAGCAAAATATGTGTATTTCCTCCGCTTAATGCTTTTTCGATGAACGCTAGGATAGTATGGCTTTTAGACAGTATCTCCTTGTAAATTTCAATCCATAGGGATGGTTGTTGCTTAATTTCCCTTATCGTATGAAAAGCCCCCTTAGCTGTGTACTCTTCAATTGGAAAGGTGCTCTCTCCCATATCACTTTGAAAAAGCTACTGCTATCATTAAATAGTTTGTCTACAGCAACTCGGGCTTTATATGCAATTACATCTTGGAGTATAGTGCATTGCCAATCAATGACGTTTTACATTTATAACACAAAAATTTAAACATAAGTTTTAATATTCAAGCACAAAAATGCTACATGGATATTATGCGAACTGTCATAAGACACGCCACAATAATATCCTCCTCTGAGATCACTAGGAACGGGTATATATCGATTAAAGACGGCGTTATCGAGGAAGTGGGTAGAGAGCCCTATAGCGGCTCTGCAGAAAATGTGATCAATGCTGAGGGACTCATAGCCATGCCTGGCTTCATAGATACTCATACCCACGGCATCAGAGGCCTTGACGTGACAAACGACAGGGATCCACGTAAAATTCTCGAAATGGCTAAACACTACTCTGAGCACGGTGTAACGAGCTTCTTACCGACAACAGTTACAGCCCCTCTTGAAATTTTGAAAGAGTCCTGTAAGGCTGTTAGAGAGGCCTTACAGTTGTGGAAGCCATCCCACGGTGCTAAGATACTCGGGATTCATCTAGAAGGTCCATACATAAACCCTGAAGCCGCTGGCGCTCAGAACAAATCCTTTATTAGACCGCCAGATGCAAGGGAGTTCAAAGACCTCGTAGAGGCATGCGGAATAGTAAAGCAGGTCACAATCGCACCTGAACTCAAAGGCTCTGAAGAGCTGGTGAGGTATGCCAAAGGATCTGGTATTGTTGTTAGCGCCGGTCACACGAATGCATCATACGAAGATGGCTTGAAAAGCATCAGGCTAGGGGTTTCTAAAGCAAACCACCTATTTAACGGCATGACGAGGTTTCATCACAGGGAGCCCGGCATCGCCATTGCCCTTCTTCAATCCCCCGACGTCTACCTGGAGGTAATAGCCGACTTTATACATCTGCACCAGGCTGTAGTTAAGATGATCATAGACTACGCGACGCCAAACAGAGTTGTACTAATAACGGACTCGATAGCAGCTACGGATATGCCTGATGGAGTCTACCAGCTTGGTGGCTTAGAAGTTGTTGTTCAGCAGGGAGTGTGCAGGCTCGCCGGGTCAGGCGGCTTAGCAGGGTCAACGTTAACCATGGATAGAGCAGTCAAGAACATTGTCAGTTTAGGATACAAACTAACAGATGCCGTTAAAATGTCTAGCTTGGTTCCTGCAAAGAGCATTGGTCTTGGTAATATGGGTGATATAAAACCAGGCTATTTGGGAGATATTGTGCTTCTAGACGATGCTCTCAAAGTTGAAAAAACTATTATCGGGGGAGAATTAGTGTACGAAAGGTAAGGTTTTTATACAAGTTCCTGCGCAGAACCTTGCAGGTGATTCCGTGAATTCAAGTGCATACGAACTTTTCACAAAAACTGTTACAAGTATTATCGATAAAATAGTTAGCGAGGAGCGAGAGAATATTGAAAGGGCTTCTGATCTCATGGTGCAGGCATTATTAAACGATGGATACGTGTATGTTTTCGGAACTGGGCACTCCATGATGATGGCCCTTGAAATGTTTTACAGAGCAGGAGGCCTCGTGCGCGTCTACCCCATATTTGACTTATCTCTCTCTGGGCTCAACGGTGCCTTGAAGAGCACGCATATAGAACGTCTAACTGGTTATGCAGATGCCTTACTAAAATCTATGCGGCTGAAGCCTAACTCCGTTTTAATAATTGTCTCTAATTCCGGTAAAAATGCCGTACCAGTGGAGATGGCTGTTTCAGCCAGAAAAATGGGGCTTAAAGTAATTGGAGTAACATCGCTCAACTTTTCAATGAGCGTGCCCCCAGAGAATCCGCTCGGCAAGAAACTTTACGAAGTCGCCGATGTCACGATAGATAATAAGGTGCCAGGAGGAGATGCTGCATATGAGGTCGAATCCCTAAGGATGAAGATAGCTCCCGTATCAACTATAATCAACGCATTTGTACTGCAGCTTCTCACCATAAGAACCGTTGAAAAGCTAATTGAGAAAGGTGTGATGCCTGAGATTTGGGTTAGTGCTAACATACCAGGTGGCATTGAGAAAAATCAGGCATATGTAGAGAAATATATTGATATAATAAAGTCATTATAGTCACTAAATAGTCACTAAACAAATCTTGGGTTGAATATTATGGGTGGTCTTTCTCAAGATTTGCTTAGTGCTGTTGACGATAGAATAGTTGTGGTTGATTCTGTTAGGGATTGGATTGAAGCAATCAGACTAGCTGGGCTATTACTTGTTAGGGATGGTATTGTAGAAGAGAAGTACATAGAAGCTATGGTGAAGGTGACTCAGGAGCTAGGTCCCTACGCTGTGCTAGCACCAGGCGTTGCCATGCCTCATGCTAGACCTGAAGACGGTGCCCGCAAAATAGGTATCAGTATCGTCATTGTAAAGAATGGGGTCTCTTTTAACTCTCCCAATGATCCAGTGTACATAGTTATAGGCTTTGCTGCAATAGATAAGACGAGTCATTTAAACATATTAAAAGAATTAGCTGATTTTCTCTCTATTTCAGATATCATTAAGAAGCTCGGAAATGCTTCGTCACCGAGTCAGGTGAAGGAAATTATAAAAGAGTACCAGCATAGTCAAATGCATAAACATTAATGTTCAGAGTGAAGAAAGCATGGGCTTACTAAGTTTTAAGATAACCC from Infirmifilum sp. NZ encodes:
- a CDS encoding BadF/BadG/BcrA/BcrD ATPase family protein, which codes for MSMKFLLVDIGKTKTVSAVVGEELELLGLGFSGPADVILEEEVIVQNLSRSHRSALESAQLDLDDLDLIVLSWAGLDTREQHTRAKEIAERVGLPADKTHIIHDALAALYAVTLGRPGVAVIAGTGAIAIGLDAEGRTTRSSGWGWLIGDEGSGAWIALQALNSASRAYDGRGPWTSLVKRISDYFGVHDLLEIIDKIYLDVSKGDISKVAGISRIVDEEAQRGDEISRAILVRAGKELALSAVTVADRLGLEAPVVGEVGSVFKSRTVWEAYLLELKEKIPNAIVKEPYVGSQALVGCLVYAMIKSGREVGESLVERLRMRLP
- a CDS encoding HAD family hydrolase — protein: MSELLFVVDYDGTLARENEKADPSIVESLSSLKQRSGFKLALATARPLSDIEAFVPLSVFDAMVLELGSVVYLSSREVVFKPRVWGRILERISREVPSVNRGEVLYYFDQDSLKVAEKVASGLGEAPLELKKVGSRTYVFAPKGLDKGVGLARLLRLTGWSGIRVVAIGDSASDLPLFQQAWTRVAVANADEKVKEAADLVTNGEYGNGVIEAVRKIVGKKQLKFSSLSEDAQQRKYEGY
- a CDS encoding ABC transporter substrate-binding protein, which produces MGVDWIIGARPPQQPVTTPQNQPQAEKLYYVPILDKWMTQEEIINEIKKEHTVIIADWTYGGLVETYHVPAFKKYVKDKYGVDIEVTWVGTQEPEVIVSSVLQALQAGRSAPYDVVAIEASYFFRAKSASAVAPAVYVGNFLMGNLKNINPFFLQYQPYGVVFQAIDTAGILANKEKAGWIKDYTDLADPRLKGHVILPTPGTVHFANYLVNLALAMGKNYKNPTEMQEVIKFAAEKIHPNVLRYTVSEAEIMEYLERGEAWAVAWWWYLAPVEAAKGYPITRIAQPQGNVFLPGIAWIPKKVEHPVLAQIFIDFLMSPQMWFALDFPQYRDSKGDFLMLHQNLLNDSNFDLLPDWIKPIYKDLYPYPLDKMYEWYVFPDYSYIEAHTEEWSNLYNQLTRS
- a CDS encoding ABC transporter ATP-binding protein → MVEVRVEGVTKSFGGVPVLKNVEQEAKSGQLVCILGPSGSGKSTLLKIIAGLIRPDNGRILFDGVDVTELPSWKRGIGYVFQNIALFSHLTVYDNIAFGMRLRKLPRDEIDRRIKNMLKLVKMEGFEKRKPTQLSGGQAQRVAIARALVIDPKVLLFDEPLGHLDAKLREELKYEIRRIQKETGKTAIYVTHDQSEAFAIADYIYILRDGKIEQSGTPIELYLTPKSPFVAEFVGLSNFISGKIISMDREKYLAEVDANGMRLYVKSSSDARVGDEVIVSVRPEDVTVIPNEDEASQFKEKFANILPAKVLKKVCRSLSKVRAGFRHP
- a CDS encoding PTS system mannose/fructose/sorbose family transporter subunit IID; the encoded protein is MAALGPFEVGILGLLALIFGLDYIWCCPLFIWRPLVAGTLTGLILGDPITGLLVGSLLEFVFAGLFTIGGGTVPEASTGTIASAVVAITMGLKPEAAVPLALPVAVLTMNLEIVVRSFDAVFSHWADREIERGNFGAIPLINILGAIPWGLSRAIPIWGLLGALAINPQGVKAFIDSLQVVQIGPLTVRLWDAMAVAGAVLPALGAAILMKMMLSRETVAFYILGFALAAYLKLSLMAITLIAGSVIFALYLFTHREVLGGMTSTSTAPLTGKATTKDFLRWFGISWLLQSSWNYERMQGTGFAHGMLDVEKRLRKDPEELKSWMRLHNEFYNTNPHLHNLIYGIVISLEEQGADQDTIRGIKTALMGPFAGLGDSIMFFVLLPIAFLLGASLGVNGNILGPVVALLIWIPISWAIKYYSLVYGYRYGLSLAEVLKGDVVKVFREATMSFAMAIVGGITATYVRATTPIVLASYGGQAIKLQPILDQLMPSLLPLLFTLFTYWLIKNKGYSYGKAVIVLFLIAFILALLGILG
- a CDS encoding ABC transporter permease; this encodes MFLPGGLFDIFYSMFGVTYRQILYTPISVVLGFSIFTLPFMVLYISSALQEIDPSLEDAAMTLGAPPTTTFFKIILPLSAPGAIAGFLACFGWNPGGYMIPLLLGGVEASDVMTVRIVELSLSMHNYGLAASLAIILITFTIFTTYLTFRVTKVIK